The Microvirga thermotolerans sequence GTGTTCTTCGTGGAGAGGTAGACCGGGAAGCGGCGGTTGAGGCCGTAGTTGAAGGAGGCGCGGGCGAAGTCGCGGATCGACTCGTCGAGGTTGTACATCGCCATGGCGACGCCGGCATCGGGGAACTTGAACACTTCCTTCTCGATGACCGTGCCGTCCTCGCCCTCGAACTTGATCGTCAGGCGGCCCTTGCCGGGCACCTTGAAGTCGGTCGCGCGGTACTGGTCGCCGAAGGCGTGGCGGCCGACGACGATGGGCTGGGTCCAGCCGGGCACGAGGCGCGGAACGTTCCTGCAGATGATCGGCTCGCGGAAGATCACGCCGCCGAGGATGTTGCGGATCGTGCCGTTGGGCGACTTCCACATCTCCTTGAGGTTGAACTCCTTCACGCGGGCCTCGTCCGGCGTGATCGTGGCGCACTTCACGCCGACGCCGTACTTCTTGATCGCCTCCGCGGCTTCCACGGTGACCTGATCGTTGGTGGCGTCCCGGTTCTCGATGCCGAGGTCGTAGTACTTGAGATCGATGTCGAGATAGGGGTGGATCAGCTTTTCCTTGATGAAGTGCCAGATGATGCGGGTCATCTCGTCGCCGTCGAGTTCGACGACCGGGTTGGCCACCTTGATCTTCGCCATGATCTTACCTTGCGCTTGAAGCCTGGGCTGCCCGCCGGGCGGCAGGCACATGGCGCGGGCTATAGCGCGACTGGGCGGATCGGGGAAGGGTCGACTTTCGCAGGAACGTCAGCGCCGGGCGGCCCGCGCGCCCTTCCCCTTGGGCTCTACGCAGGGCGTCGCGCTGAAGAGCGAGTTCGCAGTGGCCGCCTTGCCGCGCAGGCTCTCGTCCGTTCCCGGACTGGCGATCAGGCGCCCGGTGGCCTTGAGGAAGGCCCTGTCGCACGCGCAGGCGCCGCGCCCCATCCGCTCGTAGCAGAGATCGTGCGCCCGGCAGGCGGCGTCGAGCGCGTCCACGGGAGCGGCCCTGTTGGCATCGCCCGCACCGCACCAGTGGCCGTGGAAGAGCGGGGCGGGAGGCGTGGCGGGCTCGCCTCCGACCGGCGGAGCGGCGAGGGAGGCCCCGGCCGGCACCAGAAGGCCGAGAAGGGCGGAAAGGAGGAACAGCCGGCGCATGGACGCTCCACAACGAACAGGGACTGAGACTGGCGAGGTGCAGGAAGAAATGGCTACGAGCCTCCTATGTTCCGTGAAAGGCCGACCAGGGAGGTTGCGCCGGCCCGCCGGGCGTCAGCGGGCGGGCGCGCCGGCGGGCCTGGAGGCCCCCTGCCGCTGGGCGCGCTGGCTCAGCCACACGCTGAGGAGCACGATGGCGATCCCCGCGAACTGGGCGGCCGTCAGGCGCTGGGAGAGCGCGACCCAGCCCAGGATCACCGCCGTGACCGGGCTGAGGAGGCCGAGGGGCGCGATGGCGGAGGGCTCGAGCCGAGCGATGCCCCTGAACCAGAGGATGTAGGTCAGCGCCGCTCCGACGAGGCCGAGATAGGCGAAGCCGAGGAGATTGGCTCCCGTGAGCGGAGGCAGGGGCGGCTCCAGCCAGAGGGCCGCCGGAACCAGCAGCAGCCCGCCCGCCGCGAGCTGCCAGGCGGTGAAGGTGAGAAGGGACACGGGAGGCTGCCAGCGGCGGGACAGGACCGTCCCGCCCGCCATGGACAGGGCCCCGGCGAGCCCGGCGGCCACGCCCGCGGGATCGAGCGCCACCTGCGGCGTCAGGACGAGCAGCGCCACGCCCCCGACGCCTGCCAATGCGGCAGCGACGGCCAGCGGGCGGATGGGGGTTCCCAGCGCCAGCCGGGCCAGGAAGATCACGATCAGCGGCTGGACCGCGCCGACGGTCGCGGCCATGCCGCCGGGAAGCCGGTAGGCCGAGATGAACAGCATCCACCAGAACACCGCGAAGTTCAGCGCCCCGAGGATGAAGGTCCTGGCCCACCAGATTCCGAAGGGCAGCCGCCGGACGACGAGCAGCAGCAGGAGGCCGGCCGGCAGCGCCCGCAGCATGGCGACGGTCAGGGGATAACCCTGGGGCAGGAGCTCGGTCGTCACGAGATAGGTGCTGCCCCAGATCGCGGGGGCGATGGCCGTGAGCGGAAGGTCTGTGGCGCGGGACATGGCAGGCTTTCGATTTATCTTGACGTCAAGATATGCCCATTTTGCTTGACGTCAAGATAATTTCGTGGAGATCCTGCCGCATGGATCACGTCGACAGGATTCTCGCCCAATGGCGACGCGAGCGGCCCGATCTGGACGTGGCGCCGATGGGAACCATCGGCCGTCTCGGGCGGATCGCGCGCCGCCTTTCCGCGGAGATGGAGAAGACCTTCGCCGCCTTCGGGCTCAACGGGGCGAGCTTCGACGTCCTGGCGACCCTGCGCCGTTCCGGGCCGCCTTATGCCCTCTGCCCGGGAGACCTGATGGCGACCGCGATGGTCACCTCCGGCACCATGACGAACCGCATCGACCAGTTGGAGAAGGCCGGTCTTGTCGAACGCAGGAACAATCCGGAGGATGCGCGCAGCGTCATCATCGCGCTCACACCCAAGGGCTTCGGCCTCATCGAGGAGGCGGTCGCCGCCCATGTGGCGACGCAGGCCCGCCTGATGTCGCCCTTGTCGAAGGACGAGCGCGCGGAGCTCGACCGGCTGCTTTCCACCTTTCTCTCCCGCATGGAGGACGACAGGGCCGGGGACGCTTGACTTCGCCCCGGGCGGTCGTGTCATCCCTTCGCCCGCTTCAGCGCCTGTCGAGACCGCCGCCATGAACCATCCCGTCATCGTCCTGGTCGAGCCGCAACTCGCCGAGAACATTGGCATGGTTGCCCGCGCCATGGCGAATTTCGGCCTCTCCGAACTGCGCCTCGTCGCGCCGCGCAACGGCTGGCCGAAGAAAGGCGCCCATTCCGCCGCCTCGGGAGCGACGCACATCCTCGACGGGGCGAAGCTCTACGACACCGTGCGCGACGCCATCGCCGACCTGCACTACGTCTTCGCCACCACCGCCCGCGAGCGCGGGCAGATGAAGCGGGTCTTCGGCCCGGAGCCGGCCATGGCGGAGGCGCGCCGGCGCATCGGCGAGGGGCAGGGAGTCGGCATCCTGTTCGGCCGCGAGCGCACCGGCCTCGAGAACGACGAGGTCTCCCTCGCCGACGCCATCGTCACCTTTCCCGTCGATCCGCGGTTCTCGTCCCTCAATCTCGCGCAGGCGGTGCTCCTCATGGCCTACGAGTGGCAGCGCCACGCGACCGGCGGCACGCTGCCCTTCGGCGGCCGGGAGGCGCTGCCCGCATCCCGGGAGACGCTGATCTCGTTCTTCGACTACATCGAGGGCGAACTCGATGCGGTGAGCCATTTCCCCGAAGACAAGCGCCCGGTGATGGTCCGGAACATGCGCGACATCTTCCACCGTCTCGCGCTGACGGAGCAGGACGTCCGCACCCTGCGCGGGGCGATTCGTGCCCTTGCGGAAGGACGCCGCTTGAGAAACCGTTAAAGGTCTTCTGCTTTGATGCGGAACGCGAAGGTCTTTCGCCTGTGAACCGGATCAGAGACGCATGATGCGCCGCCCGCTTTCCGTCCTTCTCCTCCTCGGCTCCTGCCTGGTGGCGCCGGCAGCCTTCGCCGCCTCGCCGCCGAAGCAGCCGGAGCAGGGCCCCGGCGGCGCGGATTATCCCGTGTCGAAGGTGGTGAAGCGGGCCGTCGGCACGGCGAGCGCCGCGACCTTCGCGTTCCACGGCGCCGAGCCCGCCTCCGCCCCCCGCCCGGTGGCGGTGTTCTTCCATTCCTGGGGCGCCACGAACCCGGCGCTCTACGGCGGCTGGATCGACCACCTGGCGCGCAAGGGGTGGCTCGTCCTCTTCCCGCGCTTCCAGGACGTGAACCGCACGCGCCCCGCCGATGCGTCCGCCCTTGCCGCCTCTCTCGTGAAGTCCGCCCTGGACGCGCTCGCCTCCGACGACGCGGCCCGTCCGGATTCCGGGCGCGTGGCCTATATCGGGCACCTCGCAGGCGTGCCCATCGCCCTCAATCTCGCCGCGGCCGCGAAGGACGAGGGCCTGCCCGTCCCGAAGCTGATCTTCGGCGCGATGCCCGGCGGCATCGCCTCCGACCCGAAGGCGAGGGGCATTCTCCTGTCCGACCTCTCCGCGGTGGACGCCTCCACGCTCCTCGTCACGATCAGCGGCGACCGGGACTACCTGCCGACCGATAAGGCCGCCCGGCGCATCCTGAAGGAGACGGAGGCGGTGCCCGCGAGCCGCAAGCTGTTCATGCGCGCGAGTTCGGACGACCACGGCTTCCCCGCGCTCACCGCGACGCTGGCCTCGCCCGGCTCGCCCAAGACGGACTACGACGCTGCCGCCATCAAGGTGCAGCCCGATCCGCCGAGGGATCCCAAGCAGAAGAACGCCTGGCGCTGGAGCGCGGACATGGCGCTGACCGGCGAGCAGACGATCCTGACGGCGCAGCTCGGCAACAACCCCACCGACACCCTGGACTACCTGGCCTTTTGGAAGACCTTCGACATGGCGGCGGAGGCGGCCTTCGCCGGGCGCGACGGGGCCTCCCTGGCGCGGGATCCGAAATTCGTCGACATGGGCACCTGGAGCGACGGCTGGCCCGTGCGGCGCCTCTCCGCGCAGATGCCGAAAGGGCAGGCGGAGGACGAGAAACCCGAGAAGGGCCCGCGCCGGAAGCTCAATCTCGCCCCCTCCGAGACCCGCCAGAGCCTCACGGAGTTCCTGAGCGGACGCTCCTGATCCCCCAGCCGGGTGAGTGCCCATGCGTATCGATCTGCTCGCCGGAACCGCCTATAACCCCGCGGCCATGCCCTCTCCCGCGCCGACCATCCTCGTCTTCGATTCCGGCCTCGGCGGCCTCACCGTATTCTCGGAGGTCCTGAAGGCGCGTCCTGACGCGCGCTTCGTCTATGCGGCGGACGACGCGGCCTTTCCTTACGGCCGCCTGCCGGAGGACGTCCTGGTGGCGCGGGTGATGACGGTCATGGAGCGGCTGATCGGCCTGCACGATCCGCAGCTGGCGGTGATCGCCTGCAACACCGCTTCGACCCTGGTGCTGCCGCATCTGCGCCGCCGCTTCCCGATTCCCTTCGTCGGCACCGTCCCGGCCATCAAGCCCGCCGCGGAGATCACCCGCAGCGGCCTCGTCACGGTTCTCGCAACGCCCGGCACCGTGGCGCGGGACTACACGCGCGGCCTCGTGGAAACCTATGCCTCCGGCTGCCGGGTGAACCTCGTCGGCTCCACGAGGCTCGCGGGCCATGCGGAGGCGGAACTCGAAGGGCGGCCCGTCCCCGACGAGGCGTTGCGCGCGGAACTTGCGCCCTGCTTCGTGGAGGAGGGGGAGCGGCGCACCGACGCGGTGGTGCTCGCCTGCACGCACTATCCGCTGCTCCTGCCGCGCCTGAGGGCTCTCGCGCCCTGGCCTGTCACATGGATCGACCCGGCTCCCGCCATCGCCCGCAGGGTCGTGCAGCTCCTGGGAAGGCCGGTTCCCGGGCACGAGGAGGGCGACGACGAAGCGATCGCCGTCTTCACCTCCGGCAAAGGGCTGACCCCGGCGCTGCGCTCCGCCCTCTGGCAGAGGGGATTGCCGGCGGCGACGGTGGAGGACATGCCGCTCTGAGAGCGGTTTTCCTCAGCGCCGCGACAGGCGCACGCCGAGCGCCTTCATGCCGCCAAGCAGCACCGCGCCGTAGAGAACCGCGCCGCAGGCCCCCAGGATGGCGAGCTGCGTCTCGCTGCGCCACGCGGGAAGCGTCCCGGTCCAGCGCGAGAGAGGCCCCGGCGCATACCATGCGAAGGCCGTGAGGGCCGCGCCCGCGAGCAGGATCGCGAGGCAGGTCCGCACGAGGCCGGAGCTCGGGTCGTTCCAGCCGCGGCGATAGGCGAGCACGAAGAGCAGGATCAGGTTGATCCACACGCCGAGCGCCGTTCCGAGCGCGAGGCCGACGACGCCGAACGGCCCCATCAGCACGATCTTCAGGAGCACGTTGGCGGCCACCGCCGTCAGGGACGCGTAGAGCGGCGTCACCGTATCGGAGCGCGCGTAGAAGCTCGCGAGCGCCGAGCGGATGAGCACGGCGGCGGGAAGGCCGATGGAATAGGCGGCGAGCGCCGCGCCCGCGCGGGAGGCCGCCTGCGCATCGAAGGCGCCGCGCTGGAAGAGGGCCGTCATGATCAGATCGGGCATCGTCACGAAGGCAACCAGGAAGGGAGCCGCGAGCGCCAGGGTGAGGCCGACCGCGCGGTTCTGGGCCGCATGGGCCCCGGCCTCGTCGCCGCCGGCGATGCGCCGGCTCATCTCCGGCAGGAGCACCGTGCCCGCGGCGATGCCGATGACGCCGAGGGGCAGCTGGTAGATGCGGTCCGCGTAGTAGAGCGAGGAGACCGCGCCGGTCGGCAGGAAGGAGGCGATGATCGTGTCCGCGAAGATGGCGATCTGCACGCCGGCCGACCCGATCACGGCCGGGCCCAGGGTCTTGAAGAAGGAGCGCATGGCGGGGTCCGGCCGCGGCCTCTCGATGCCGGGCGCGATGCGCCGGCGATGCGCGTCCCACCACACGAGGCCGAGCTGCAGGACGCCCGAGACCGTCACGCCCCATGCCGCAGCATAGCCCGCGTTCGGGAACAGGAAGGCGAGGGCGAGCGCGGCGATCAGCGAGACGTTGAGCAGGACCGGGGAGGCCGCCGCCACCGCGAAGCGCTCGTGGGCATTGAGGATCGCCGAGAGAATCGTGACGAGGGTGATGAAGAGAAGATACGGAAACGTGATGTAGGTGAGCCTTACCGCGAGGTCGAACTTGGACGGCTCGTCGGAGAAGCCGGGCGCGAGCAGGTTCACCACGGTCGGCATGGCGAGGAAGGCGAGCGCCAGCAGGGCGAGCTGCACGACGAGCATCAGCGCGGTGATGCGGCTTGCGAAGGAGCGCGCCTTCTCCTCGCCTTCCTTCTCGAGGACCTGCGCGTAGGTCGGCAGGAACGCGTTGTTGAATGCGCCTTCGCTGAAGATCTGCCGGAAGTTGTTCGGGATCTTGAACGCCACCACGAAGGCGTCGGCGATGGGGCCGGTGCCCATCACCGCGGCGATGACCACGTCGCGGATGAAGCCGGTGAGCCGGGAAACGAGAGTCCAGCCCCCGACGGAAAGGATCTTCCGGAACATGGATCAGGCCTGGCGCAACCGGGCGTCCTCGCGGACGAGGCTCGCGCTGACCTCCGCCGCGCCGCCCAGCCGCTCCTGGACCACGTAGAGCGGCCGCCGCTTCACCTCCGCGAAGATGCGGCCCACGTATTCGCCGACGATGCCGAGCGACATGAGCTGGATGCCCGAGAAGAACATGACGGAGACGATCAGGCTCGGGAAGCCTGGCAGATCGGTGCCGAAGAGGAGCGTGCGCACGAGGAAGTAGAAGGCCGTGGCGATGGAGAGGAACGAGATGAGGAAACCGATATAGGTCCACACGCGCAGCGGCACGGTGGAGAAGGCCGCGATTCCGTCGAAGGCGAAGCGGAACAGCTTCCGGAAGCTCCACTTGGTCGTGCCGTGCAGGCGCTCCTCCACCACGAACGGCACTCCGATGCTCCTGAAGCCAATCCAGGCATAGAGCCCCTTCGAGAATCGCGCCTTCTCGCCAAGGGTCCGGAGCACCTCGACGCCCTTGCGGTCGATGAGGCGGAAGTCGCCGGCCCCCTCCGGCAGGGCGATCTCGCCGAAGCGGGCGAAGAGCCGGTAGAAGAGGTGGGCGAAGCCGCGTTTCACGCGGGTCTCGTCGGAGCGGTCGGTGCGCTGGCCGTAGACCATGAGATAGCCTTCCTTCCAGCGTTCGACGAACGTCTCGATCATCTCCGGCGGATGCTGCAGGTCGGCGTCCATGATCACGACCGCGTCGCCTCGGGCATGATCGAGCCCCGCCGCGATGGCGACCTCCTTGCCGAAATTGCGGCTGAACGACACGGCCCCGATCCGCGGTTCGCCTTGGCTGAGGCTCCTGATCCGGTCCATGGTATCGTCGCGGCTCCCGTCGTCGACGAAGATCACCTCCCACCGGGCGGTGATGCGGTTCAGGACGGGCAGCAGCCGTCCGCAGAGCGGCGCAATGTTGGCGCTCTCGTTGTGGACGGGGATGATCACGCTGAGTTCAGGCGACGCCACAAGACATTCCTTCGACCGGGGTTCCTCGGACCTGGGGCGCATTGAGACCCGAGTTTTCTCTTTTGCTCAAGAGGGATAGGGTGCGGCAAAGCCGATTTCGAGGTGAGAATGAGCGCGCAGCGCCAGGTAGTGCTTTGTGCCGACGATTTCGGCCTGACGGACGGGGTGAGCCGCGGCATCCTCGATCTGATCGGGCGCGGCCGCGTTTCGGCGACCGGCGCCATGACCAACATGCCGGGCTGGCGCCGCGCCGCGCCCGGGCTCCGGCCCTACATGGGCCGGATCGGGATCGGGCTTCATCTCAACCTCACCGTCGGCGCGCCGATCCAGCCCATGCCGCATCTGGCGCCGGACGGCAGCTTCCCGCCCCTGGGGCGCCTCCTCTCCGGCGCCCTGCGCGGGCGGCTCTCGGTGGAGGAGATCCGGGAGGAGATCCGCCGCCAGCTCGTGGCCTTCGAATTGGTGCATGGCGCCGCGCCCGATTTCGTCGACGGGCACCAGCACGTCCACGTCCTGCCGCCGGTGCGGCAGGCCCTGTTCGCGGTCCTGGTCGAGGGCGGCTATGCGGGCCGCCTCTGGCTCCGCGATCCCTCCGACCTCGCCACGTCGATCCTGCGGCGGCCGGTCGGCCGGGGAAAGGCTCTGATCGTCAAGGCGCTGGCGCGCGGCTTCCGCGCGCAGGCCCGCGCCGCAGGATTTCGGACGAACGAAGGCTTCTCGGGCTTCGCGCCCCTCGACCTTTCGATCCCGCCCGGGCGCGTCTTCGCGTCCGCGCTCTCCAATCTCGGGCCGCAGCCGGTGGTGATGTGCCATCCGGGCCATGGGGACGACGCGCTGCGCGGGCTCGATCCTGCCGTGGAGAGCCGTCCGGAGGAACTGGCCTATCTGAACTCCGATGCCTTCGGGGCGCTCCTGGAGGAGCGGGGCGTCGCGCTCTGCCCCGCGCCATCGGCCACGGTTCCGGCGCGGCAGCCGGCGGCGTGAGGCCTGCCGGCCCAAACTCCAAAGCATCGAGCGCAAAAATGGGAACCGGTTTTGCGCGAAAAGATGCGTGAAATCATAAGCCTGGGGCATCGAACGTGGGTTCGAATTTCCGTTCGATGCTCTAGCCGAGCGGCCGCGTCGCCTCCTCCAGCCAGGAGCGGGTCTCGCCGTCGAGATGCGGGCCGATCTTGGCGCGCACCTCCGCGTGGTAGCCGTCGAGCCAGGCGGTCTCGGCCTCCGTAAGCAGCGAGGGCTCCACGAGGCGCAGGTCGATGGGGGAGAAGGTCAGGGTCTCGAAGCCCAGCATCTCCCGGTCCCCGCCGGGGATGGTGCGGGGCTCCACGAGAATCAGGTTCTCGATGCGGATGCCGTAGGCGCCCGGCTTGTAGAAGCCGGGCTCGTTGGACAGCATCATCCCTGCCTCGAGGGGCGTCGTGCCCGTCTTGGCGATGCGCTGCGGCCCCTCGTGCACGGAGAGATAGCTGCCGATGCCGTGGCCGGTGCCGTGGTCGAAGTCGAGACCCGCCTCCCACAGCGGCTGACGGGCGAAGGCGTCGATCTGGGCGCCGCTCGTCCCCTTCGGGAAGACGCACCGGGCGATGGCGATGTGCCCCTTCAGGACCCGCGTGAAGCGGTCCTTCATCTCGGCAGTCGGCTCGCCCACGATGACCGTGCGGGTGATGTCCGTGGTGCCGTCCTCGTACTGGGCGCCGGAATCGATGAGGAAGATCCCGTTCCGCTCGATGGTCCGGTTGCTCGACCGGGTCACCCGGTAGTGGGGGAGGGCGGCGTTGGGGCCTGCGCCCGAGATCGAGGGGAAGGAGACGTTCCTTAGGGCGCCCGTCTCCAGCCGGAAGGCTTCGAGCGCCTCGACCGCGTCGATCTCCGTGAGGTTGCCCTTCGGGGCTTCCCTGTCGAGCCACGCGAGGAAGCGGGCGACGGCGACGCCGTCGCGCAGGTGGGCCGCGCGGGAGCCGGCGATTTCGGCCTGGTTCTTCACGGCCTTCATGAGGGCGACGGGATCGGCTCCGACATCGGCCTTTCCGCCCGCCGCCTCGATCCGGCGGATCAGGGCGACCGAGCCGGTCGCGGCGTCGATGCGGACCTTCTCCCGGCCGTGGCCGAGATCGTCCAGGGCCCCGAGGAAGCCGGTGATGTCGACGAAGTCGGCCAGGTCGCCGACGGCGGCGCCCGCCTCGTTCGTCATCTTGTCGCGGTCGAAGAACAGCCGCGCCCGGCCTTCCTTCGGGACGATGGCATAGCCCAGGGGAAGCGGCGTGTGCCCCACGTCGCCGCCGCGGAGGTTGAAGGTCCAGGCGAGGTTGTGCGGGTCCGAAATGACGAGGGCGTCGAGCTTGTCCTCCGCCATCTTGGCCCGCAGGCGCTCGAGCTTGGACGCGGCGGTCTCGCCCGCATAGGCGATGGGATGGGGAAGGACCGGCGCCTTCGGGGGAGCGGGCCGGTCGATCCAGATCACGTCGATCAGGTTCATGTCCACCGGGGCGAGCCTGCCCCCGGCGCGGGCGGCGGCCTGCTCCAGGCGCTTGAGGCCGTCGCTGGTGTGCAGCCAGGGATCGTAGGCGAGGACGCCGCCGGCGGGCAGGTTCGCCGCGACCCAGTCCTCCACCGAGGTCTCCGCCATCTGGACTGGGGCGATCACGGAGGTGTCCACCTGCTCCGACGCCTGGACGGTGTAGCGCCCGTCGACCACGAGCGCCGCCTTGTCCTTGAGGATCACGGCGGTGCCCGCGGACCCGGTGAAGCCGGTCAGCCAGGCCAGCCTCTCCGCGCTCCTGGGTACGTACTCGCTCTGGTGCTCGTCGGCGCGCGGGACGATGAAGCCATCGTAGCCCCGGCGCGCGAGCTCGGTACGGAGCCTCGCGATCCGTTCCGGACCTTGGGCGGGGGAGGTGGAATCGTCGAAACTCTGGAAACGGGCCATGGAGGGAGGAACCGGGCTGGTCAATGGGGGCGCCAAGCTAGAGCATTTTCAGGCCAAATGAGAACCGATTTTCCGTGAGGCGATGCGGAAAGCGGGAACATCGGAAGCGCGCCGGTCGAAATGACGCGGGTGGGAGGGCTCAGCCATGGCGGAGGTCGGCGAGGCTGCCCCGCCAGGGGCACGGCGACCCTCCTCTGAGATGAGATGCCCTGTTCCCATGCACGATTTGCCTGGCAGGCAGACAATTCATAAAGTGAATTGCATTCCAGGCATGGCTCACATGCCGTGGCCCGGGCTTCTCGAATAGGTCAGAACTGCTTACCTTTATGGCAACGATAGAACGAGGAACGTCGAAGGGTCATCGCCATCGGTTTGGGAGATGAACCAATGCCAGCAGTCACCGTCAGCCCCGCCGTATCGGGGATCAACCTGCCGTCCGGGCGCACGCCTCTCGCGCGGCGCATGATCGACCTTCTGGCCGCCGGCCGGGCCAGCGCCGCCGCACGGCAGCTTCGCCCCTATGAGGCCGCCCTGCGCGAGCTTCCCGCCCGCTACGGCGCGCCGGTCGCCGCCGGCCGTCCGTCCTTCGATCGCTAAGGGAGCAAGACCGATGATCGTCGCCCTCATTCTCAAGGCATTCCGGACGGCCCGCGACGTCTGCGTCGAGGCTTTCGCCCTGCGTCAAGCCCTGGCGAGGCGCTACCCGGGCGTCGAGGCCGAATAGGTCTCACGCCGGCGGGGCCGCGGATGCGCACCGCCCCGCCTCAGCACCAGCGCGACCCAGCCTTCCAGGTCGTAGCGGCGCTCCAGGTGCCAGCCCTGCGCCGCATAGGCCGAGAGTACGCCCGGCACGTCGCGCACGAGGAGTCCCGAGAGGATCAGGATCCCGTCGCGGGTCGCCACCCGGGCGAGGGACGGGGCGAGAAGGCGCAGGGGCTTCGCCAGGATGTTGGCGAAGATCAGGTCGAAATGGCCCGGCCTGTCGGCCATGGCGTTGCGCACCCCGGGACCCACATAGAGCTTCATCCAGGGCGCGATCCCGTTCAGCCGCGCATTCTCCCGCGCCACCCGGACGGCCTCCGGGTCGATGTCTCCCGCCACCACCGGCCGCTTCAGGACCTTCGCCGCGGCGAAGGCCAGGATGCCGGTCCCCGTCCCGACGTCGAGGACGTGGCGCGGCCTGCGGCGCTTCAGCTCGTCCACGAAGGCGAGAAGGCAGCTCTTGGTCGTTCCGTGATGGCCGGTGCCGAAGGCGAGGGCTGCCTCGATCTCGATGGAGAGGTCGTTGGAACGCCGCACATGCCTGTCGTGCGATCCGTGAATCAGCAGGCGTCCGGCCCGCACGGGATTCAGCCCTTCGAGGGAGGCCTTCACCCAGTCCTGCTGCTGGAGGGGCAGGAACACGCCCTTGTCCGCCTCGGCCCCGACGATGGGCCGGAGCAGGTCGCGGATGGCGGTCTCGTCGGGTTCCCGGGCGAAATAGGCCTCGAGCAGCCAGGGACCGTCCTCCTCCGTCTCGAAGGCGGCGACGGCCGTCTCCGTCGGATCGAATATTTCCCCGATCAGTTCCGTCATGGCGCGGGCCGAGCGCTCGTCCGTCGTGATGCGGAAGATATGGGTCGGGCGGTTGGGGTGCAGTCCTTCGAGCATGGGATCCGCTTAGCGCATTTCCAGGGGCAGGGGGAGGAGGGCGGCGCCGGAAATTGCGGCAGCGGCGGGGCCGCAAGGGGAGGGCTCCCGTCCTTCTTCAGGAAAAGGCCCGGGAGCAGGCTGCCGACCCGCTACGCCCATCCCGCCCCACCCGTGGCGGGCCTGGAAGCAAGGACTGCGAGGCCATTGCGCCGCCGCGCCGGCGGCTACGGCTCCACCGGCTCGGCTTCGCGAAGGGCCTTCAGCCGCTCCGCCTCCTGCAGGCGGTAGTGGCGCTGCAGGTCGGTGATGTAGTCGCGCACGATGGGCGCGGCGTCGCGGCGCCGCGCGAGCTGCATGTGGAACACGAGCTGACTGCCGGTAAGGAACATGGACTCCGCGCTGACGAGATAGAACTCCCACATCCGGCAGAACCGCTCGTCGTACATGGCCCTGATCCTGTCCCGGTTGGCCTCGAAGCGC is a genomic window containing:
- a CDS encoding glycosyltransferase family 2 protein; the protein is MASPELSVIIPVHNESANIAPLCGRLLPVLNRITARWEVIFVDDGSRDDTMDRIRSLSQGEPRIGAVSFSRNFGKEVAIAAGLDHARGDAVVIMDADLQHPPEMIETFVERWKEGYLMVYGQRTDRSDETRVKRGFAHLFYRLFARFGEIALPEGAGDFRLIDRKGVEVLRTLGEKARFSKGLYAWIGFRSIGVPFVVEERLHGTTKWSFRKLFRFAFDGIAAFSTVPLRVWTYIGFLISFLSIATAFYFLVRTLLFGTDLPGFPSLIVSVMFFSGIQLMSLGIVGEYVGRIFAEVKRRPLYVVQERLGGAAEVSASLVREDARLRQA
- a CDS encoding 50S ribosomal protein L11 methyltransferase; protein product: MLEGLHPNRPTHIFRITTDERSARAMTELIGEIFDPTETAVAAFETEEDGPWLLEAYFAREPDETAIRDLLRPIVGAEADKGVFLPLQQQDWVKASLEGLNPVRAGRLLIHGSHDRHVRRSNDLSIEIEAALAFGTGHHGTTKSCLLAFVDELKRRRPRHVLDVGTGTGILAFAAAKVLKRPVVAGDIDPEAVRVARENARLNGIAPWMKLYVGPGVRNAMADRPGHFDLIFANILAKPLRLLAPSLARVATRDGILILSGLLVRDVPGVLSAYAAQGWHLERRYDLEGWVALVLRRGGAHPRPRRRETYSASTPG
- a CDS encoding ChbG/HpnK family deacetylase, which translates into the protein MSAQRQVVLCADDFGLTDGVSRGILDLIGRGRVSATGAMTNMPGWRRAAPGLRPYMGRIGIGLHLNLTVGAPIQPMPHLAPDGSFPPLGRLLSGALRGRLSVEEIREEIRRQLVAFELVHGAAPDFVDGHQHVHVLPPVRQALFAVLVEGGYAGRLWLRDPSDLATSILRRPVGRGKALIVKALARGFRAQARAAGFRTNEGFSGFAPLDLSIPPGRVFASALSNLGPQPVVMCHPGHGDDALRGLDPAVESRPEELAYLNSDAFGALLEERGVALCPAPSATVPARQPAA
- a CDS encoding aminopeptidase P family protein, whose translation is MARFQSFDDSTSPAQGPERIARLRTELARRGYDGFIVPRADEHQSEYVPRSAERLAWLTGFTGSAGTAVILKDKAALVVDGRYTVQASEQVDTSVIAPVQMAETSVEDWVAANLPAGGVLAYDPWLHTSDGLKRLEQAAARAGGRLAPVDMNLIDVIWIDRPAPPKAPVLPHPIAYAGETAASKLERLRAKMAEDKLDALVISDPHNLAWTFNLRGGDVGHTPLPLGYAIVPKEGRARLFFDRDKMTNEAGAAVGDLADFVDITGFLGALDDLGHGREKVRIDAATGSVALIRRIEAAGGKADVGADPVALMKAVKNQAEIAGSRAAHLRDGVAVARFLAWLDREAPKGNLTEIDAVEALEAFRLETGALRNVSFPSISGAGPNAALPHYRVTRSSNRTIERNGIFLIDSGAQYEDGTTDITRTVIVGEPTAEMKDRFTRVLKGHIAIARCVFPKGTSGAQIDAFARQPLWEAGLDFDHGTGHGIGSYLSVHEGPQRIAKTGTTPLEAGMMLSNEPGFYKPGAYGIRIENLILVEPRTIPGGDREMLGFETLTFSPIDLRLVEPSLLTEAETAWLDGYHAEVRAKIGPHLDGETRSWLEEATRPLG